The DNA region TCGGGTCTCCCCGCTTCTTCCTGCGCCTCATATTTGGCACGCTCCTCCGGGTAAAGCAGGGTTGTTCCTTGTTCCCCTAATCCCCTTACCCGTGCGCTCGCGTTTCTTGCGCCTGCTTATTTTCATGTCGATTAGTTCGGCAGAAAATTTTGCTCTCAAAGGAATTTGGCACTAGAGTCGGAGCAACAAGTCAAATCAAAGTATAAAACGTTTAGGGGTTTTTCGCCTTCTTTTAGACACGTTGTTGAGTCAAATATTGTTGCGTGATAAGTCCATAGCAGCTTCTGCAAACAGGAATTTGTGGTTGGATTATTCTCAAAGGAATCGTAAGAGCACGGCCTGCTTTTTATCATGGGATCAATTATTCTATTTTCGGGACAATGCAAGCTGGAGATGGTTTTTCTTAGAGCGTTCTGAAGCATTTCAAATTACAGGGACGAGCAAATTTTGTTGGTCCACACGCATCGCAGTATTTTGCTAAACACAGTAACAACGCGCCATTCCCAGCAATACATTTCCTTCCTATGTCTATTCCCTCCGTCCCATCTTGCAGCAAAAATGCCCATTTCTTTGCACCTTGCTTGAGAAAACACGGTTCAGGATGAAGTCTCCTGATCATGGCATCATCAATTTTGAAGTATATGGATTCTTCTGTCGCCCTTCAATTCAAACCAATAGTTTGAGCGAAGACGAAACAGATTTTCATGTCATGCTTTATGTGTGTGAGATTGTGTGATTTTATTTTCTACTGATCAATGAAGAAACTTTAGTATTGTTCACTTTAACCAGTTAAGAGCTTGTTATGCCTGTAAAGGATGTGTCTATGTATCATCGAAATTTGCACCTACAAAGAAGTAGCAAGTTGCTCGGTCTAAAGAAAATGAAAGTTTATCTATTGCTTAGTAGTGATGGATCTAATTGCAAAGTTCCTACAGCAGTGTTTCATTTGATTTCCAGCTTGCAATGTTATTTTACCAGCAATTTTCTGTTACTGTTGTTTAATACACGTAACACTTCCTGATTTTCTATGTGTTCACCCTTAGGATTTTCACCCACTTCTTCAATTCAAATGGAACACAGCTCCTCAGAAGATTCAGACATTAGCGATTCGGATATTGTTGAACACAGGGAGAAGACCTACGCCCAACTGCGAGCCGGAAAATTGAAGGTGAAGCATGGTGAGAATGCCTTTCGTTGCCCCTTCTGCCCTGGTAAGAAGAAGCAGGACTACAACCTGAAGGATCTACTGCAGCATGCCACGGGAATAGGAGCTGCTCCTAAGCGTAGTGCCAAGGTAAAGGCAACACACCTAGGACTTGCTATGTTCTTAGAGAAGGATATAGCCAGCTCGTTGGAGAAACCATTGCAAATTGTGGCCAACAAGCCTAAAACTCCAAACAGTGAAGAAGAGGTTTTTGTATGGCCATGGATGGGCATCGTGGTTAACTTACAATATGAGTTGAAGGGCGAAGAATATTCGAGGGAATGTGAAGAAAGGCTAAGAGCACAGCTCTCGCGGTTCAGACCGCTCCAAGTCGCAATTCTTGGGGGTGACAATGACCAAACATTTTGTGCCATTGTCAAGTTTGCCAAGGACTGGAGTGGATTGAAGGATGCATTGGCTTTCGAAAAGCATTTCGTAGTCGAGCAGCATGGTAAGACAGATTGGAACAAAATAAATTGCAGAAAGGACGATCTTTATGGATGGCTTGCAAGATCAGATGACTATAACTCTCCTGGGACAATTGGGGGGCATCTAAGAGAAAATGGAGATCTTAGAAGTGTTGGTGACCTGGAACGTGAGGGGCTGCAAGAAACTGGCAAGCGTGTAGCTCATTATGCTCGCCAAATTGAGGTAAGAAACAAACATATGAGAGAATTGGAGATGAAGAACAATCAAAATGCCATGAAACTTGATAGGATGATGGAAGAGAAAGATCGATTGGTTGAAGAGCACAATGAAAGTACGTACAGATATTTTGGTCTCACACACATTTTTTACATTATATAGCATACTAACTGCTAAATGATCATACCTGTTTGGTTTACATCAAAATTCGTAAAGCGAAATGGCTAAATATATTTTGATGCAGCATAATTTATCATGTGCTCactgaattttttttttttgattttGTTTTCACTCCTTTGATTACCAGAGATAAGAAAGATGCAGAAAGCTGCTTGTCAAAATTCTAGGAAAATAATTGATGAAAATATTAGATTGTATGGAGAACTAGAGTCCAGGAAAAAGGAAATTGACAGGAAATGTGAGCAACTTGAAATGTTTGCCACAAAAAGCAATACTGACAGAGAAAAGCTTGATGCGGCAAAAGAAAAGGTAGGTTTTCGTTATGCTTTTCCAGTACTGTTTCCTGAATTATCAAGAACAACCAACAAGCCCTATCTGTTTCTTATCTAATGTAGTGGATTTGTGCTTTTAAAAATTCTTACAGAATGCAAAGGAGAACAGGCTTCTTAATTTAGCAACCCTAAAGCAGAACGAAGAATATGAGAAGCTGTTGCGGCTTGTCAAGAAACAAGAGGTATGCATTTCCACTATCTTACGTGTTTACCTGGTTACAtactttctctttttttcttttgaagaaATTGGTTACATACTTTCTCACTGTCTGAAAATTGCAGCATGAGAAAGAAGATACTTTGAAGAAACTATATAATTTAGAAATGCAGTTGGCTTCCAAACAAAAACTTGAACTGGAAATAGAACAGTTGAGGGGGGAGTTAGAGGTAATGAAGCATATGGGAGATGCTGATACAAGTTTGAAGGAGAAGCTCGATGAGTTGCGTGAAACACTGGAAAATAAAGATGAAGAAATGGAGGCTATCGATTCTCTTAACCAGACCCTTATTATCAAAGAACGAAGAACCAATGATGAACTGGAAGAAGCCAAGAAAGCACTGATGACTGTGTGTATAAGATTTATAGCTACTGACTTAGCTTCTTCTGTTaagtgtttctttttttttcctgagATCAATTTACTTTCTATGTAGAGCTTGCCGAAAACGTCAGGAGCTCGATCCCTTATTGGTGTCAGAAGAATGGGTGAGCTTGACCAGAAAGCTTTCCTTGATGCTTGCAAAGAGAAAACAGCAGAAGATGATGAAGAGAAGTTGGCACTTCTGTGCTCAAAATGGGAAGATGAGATCAGGCAACCTGAATGGCATCCTTTCAAAGTTATCCAAGTCGATGGAGAGGCAAAGGTTCCTTCCTGCTTGATAACTTCTCCTGTTCTATTTTTATGTAGTTTCTTGTGGTGGTAAAAGAATAGCCATTCCGCAATCTGCCACTGAATAACTCCATGGTTCTACAATATACCACTGGTGGGAGCATGGGAGGCTGGCACGTGGGCCCAGGACCCACATGTTAGCTTCATATTCGGCGGTATACTGGTATATTGTGGATTCAGGAGTTATTTAGTGGTAGATTTATCCTAAGAAAATGGATAGCAACACCCGGTTTGTACTTGTTTCTTCAAAAGGGTCAGAGACAATTTGTAACACTCTGGACTCTTTTTATGCCAAATCGATACAGATAATTTTATTTATCCATATTAATTCCTAGCTATACATTTGTGAATTGTTGAACCAACTTATGTTTTTTAAGGAATTCCTAATAGCAagttttttattttaaaacttgtgAAGACTGGGAAATAGTTCGTTTTCTGTTTTATATACCATTGTTTCTTGCTTGTTTGTGTGTCATTCTTGTCATTTTGATGCTAGTCAAGTAGTCATAAGAAAagagtatttgaattacaatgACATTGTGGGAAATCATGAAGTATACACTGATAACACAGTTTTTTAAGAGTAATCATAGGCGCATAGCGGAACTCCTTTGTTCGCAATGAGCTTCTGACATTACAAATGTCACCTGCTGAGATTTAAAATACACCGTTCACTATTTTCTTCTGAACTGATTGAATCATAGATACCATTAATTTCTGCGAATAGGATGTTCAGATTGGGAATCAAGGAAGAAACACGAGTTGAAAAAAACTGACCTGAAAGTCTAATAGCTTTACTGGAGCCAGCTGTTACCGCTCTTACTTGATAATACCCTTCTCTTCTTGGTTTAAGTTTATCAAGTTGATCCAAAGTTAGTTCTGTTTTACCTTGTGTGCATTAAGGTTGGGTAAAGAATCACTCGCATTGCTGAAAAAATCAAGTCATTGTTTATAACATTTTCTTTGTACTAATGTGTTATCCAGTAACACCATCTTTTGGCAGCAAGTTTGTCGACATTAATATAATACTTCTCACTCTTTGTATTACAATAAACCTTGTGCAGGAGCTTGGTGAGAAACCACCCAAATCCAATATGTACATAGTAGAGTTCCATAGgaataaaagaaaaaagaacTTGTTGCAACAATATCCTTTCAGAAGCTGAAGCTGACTAGAACGAAATGGTTACTTCAGCTAATCTGTGGCAAAGAATGCTTGCAGTGTCTAACACCCATTCGATGGTGCAGGAAATAATCAAGGAGGATGATGATAAGCTGCAAGCTTTGAAGGCTGAACTGGGTGAGAAGGCACACAATGTTGTTGTGAAGGCCCTACATGAGATCAACGAGTACAATCCCAGCGGTAGGTACCCCTTGCCCGAGCTGTGGAACTTCAAGGACGACCAGAAAGCGCCAATGGGTGAGGTAGCAGCATACATAGTGAAGCGGTGGAAGACATACAAGAGGAAGCACACCTACTCCACCTGATGATGGAGGAGGCCTGGAGGGGCCTTGCTATACCATGTGGAACCATTGATGTATTCCTGTCTCTGAGCTCTTAGCTGAAACAGTGTAATGTACTAAATTCCTTCCATCTCTTGGGACGATTAGCTAGTATCGCCAGGCAAACATTCTGGGCCTATCTGGTACCTTGATTCTACTCTAAAGCATGAACCCCTCGCTGAGATGGTGTCCTGTTCTTATTCGTACTATTACCTGTGCGTTAGAATGCAAACATACGATGATTTAGATCTTATTCTGCTGCTACAGAAGTTGATTTCAGGTATGTTTGttgtcttttcttttcccttgaACGGAATTGCTATAGTCCTGTTTGATTTCAGGCAAATTTTGTCATGTTTGATTTTTTTAAGAAAGAAAAAGTCTCCAATCTCAGCGACCGCGTACAGTCAACTTTATCGTGTTTGATAGCCAGGCCCAGGTTTGTTCAAGCCGCTCAGGGAGATATATTTGCCATGCGTAGAATAAACGAAGTTGCAGGCTTGCACAAGCCTTAAGAAAAAACTCGACCCCTGGAGGAATGACCTCCTCCAAGGTCCGACACGAAAGAGAGAGAAGTTTTCTCTTCTGCAGGGTTGAGAAAAGACTATGAACTTCTATTGAGGATATACCACTTAGGCTATCTTCAGCAatatcctccaaatcccatccCTTATTTCTATTctccatatcaacttcattctctataccaaacttaactccaacaacatcctctatttccatcctctataccccacaatcttaTTTTCCTATCATTTCTTCCAACGCCCATTTCCCCCGAGCGCAACGCCCCGCAGCCCCTCCCGcaccgcccgcgccccgccgcctgcgcccccgcccctgccccgcgcgcccctgccccgccgcccgcgcccctccgcccgccccgccgccccgcgcccgcgccccgccgcccgcgccccgccgccccgcgccctgccccgccgcgcgcgcgccgcccctgccccgccgccccgccgccgcgcccctccgcgcgccccgcgccctgccccgccgcccgcgcccctccgcccgccccgccgtccgcgccctgccccgccgcgcgcgcgccgcccctgccccgccgccctgccccgccgcgcgcgcgccgcccctgccccgccgcccctgcgccccgccgcccctgccccgccgcctgcgcccctGTCCCgctgcccgcgccccgccgccccgcgcgcgggaggcgcCTCGCGCGCCCAGCGAGCCGTCCCGCCCGCGGGGATGGAGGACGCCGGTCCTCCCTtcctctgtgcgggacgcagaGGTCGTGCTCCATTTTACCGCACGGGATAGCGGATAGCGTTGGAGCGTTACGGCTGCTACAGTATTCTCCAAAATAGGGAACAGGCGCTTTTAGAGGATGCCGGTGGAGATAGTCTTACAGCGAGAACGTGCCTGTGGACGCGTATCACACTGCAACCGTTAGTGGACCACGCATTGCCTGTTAAATAGCACAGTGAGTGGCATTTTTTTACTCTGACGCGACACCAGCGGAACCGGAGGTTCGAACCCCGGTGGGTGGCATCCCAACTGGGGGACCGACCATCGAGGTAACAGCTCATTTGCGGTTTGCGCAAGCCTTGCTCTTCACGGCTTGTTTGGTTGCGGGTAATTGGTGGAAAAGAATGAGAGTTTATATATATGAGATTAAAATTGTCTTATTTGTTTTACAGGAGGGGAGCTCATTTTTGATGGGGTAATTAGGAAGAAATTCTGCTTTAAATGAAAACAAATGATCTTAAATATTCATCATAACTTATGATATGATTTCCTAAGTCAAAATCTACGTACCAAATAGAGAATATAAATTTTCTCTTCAACTCTATCTCTTAATTTCCTTCATAAAACTAAAAATCAAACTTCCAAATAAATTCCCTCCATCAAGCTGATTCCTGTACCTCATCCTCTTGTTCAGTTGGCAAACGCACCCTCAATCTTCGTACACGAAGCATACGCCGATACGCGGCGGCAGCGCAAAGCCATCAACGCGGAGGCGCGGCACTCGCTGGgcctttttctctccctcccgcAACGGGCTAGGCGATTGGTTTTTCCGCCGCTGCGAGTCCCAATGGAAGACGGAGCGACCGCCGCTGTGCCTGGTAACTCGCGTCGCATTTCCTCCTCCCAGCAGCTTCTCATCACGGTAGAAAATAGAAATACAAAGACTCTCCTCCCACCTCCCGCTCCGTTCCCAGTCCCCGGAACAGAGCACAGGGAGACGGTCGCTGCTGCCAAAGGTGAGaggatctctctctctctctctctctctctctctctctctctctctctctctctctctctctcgcacgCACGCACGATCAGTGTCAGATGGAAGGGGAATAGGGGATAGTACAACCAAAAACTCCAGGCTCCTTTTCCCTTGTTATATACTcctatattttttttcttttcaacccCCAGGCTGATCAGGGTCTAGGAGCGTTGTCTTCCTGGCTGTTCTCCGAGTTCTTGCGATTTACATCACCAGTCCTCGTGGTAAATTATTCTGATCGCTTTACGACGGCTTTTCTTCTTGATGAATCCCCCCTTTCTTTCTTGCGCGCTTGTGGGTTGGATATGTTGGTTCGTACACAATGGTCTGAGAAGTGAGAACTTCGTGTCGTGGGGATTTCTTTTTCTTTCGTGATGGTATTTCGCGGAATTTGACAATATTCAAAGTAGAGGACTAGCAAATTTTATGAACCAGATGGATATGTTGCAGCATTTCACTAGATTCAGTGTGGAAACGTATAGtagtcttcttcctcctgttccATATATACAGTTTACTTGTTCCATTCTTGCCCAAATggttgttatctgtgttcggaAGTCTATTTGTAGGCTGCATACATATTTCTATAGGGACAGACTCAAAAGGTAAAAGGAAACATAAAGTTTTCAGAAACTGCTCAGTATTATTAGATCGAAATGCAAAGTTTCAAGCTTAGCTTTTCCATTCAATTTGTAACAGGAAGTGTTTGCTTTACCGATATTACCATTAAGTCAGTTTATAACACTAACATCTTGTTTTTTTATTTGTTCACCCACAGGGTATTTTTCTCACTATCTTCAAATTCCAATGGAGAATTGCTCTGCTGAGGAATCTGATGTTAGCGATTCAGATATACCTGAGTACAAGGAGAAGATCCATGCCCAACTGCAGGCTGGAAAAATGAAAGTTAAGTATGGCGAGAAAGCTTTTCGATGCCCCTTTTGCCCGGGGAAAAAGAAGCAGGATTACAAACTGAAGGAGCTGCTGCAGCATGCATCGGATGTAGGATCTGCTCTTAAGTGCAAGGCCAAGGAGAGGGCATCACATCTTGCACTTGCTATGTATTTGGAGAGGAATTTAGCCAGCTCATCAGGGAACTCATTGCAACTTGCTGTCGTGCCAAAGAATTTAAAGAATGAACAAGATAAGTGCGTATGGCCGTGGATGGGAATTCTGGTTAATTTACCTCCTGGACCGACAGACGGGGATAGGCTAAGCAAACAGCTCTCGC from Panicum hallii strain FIL2 chromosome 9, PHallii_v3.1, whole genome shotgun sequence includes:
- the LOC112877961 gene encoding factor of DNA methylation 1-like, whose product is MEHSSSEDSDISDSDIVEHREKTYAQLRAGKLKVKHGENAFRCPFCPGKKKQDYNLKDLLQHATGIGAAPKRSAKVKATHLGLAMFLEKDIASSLEKPLQIVANKPKTPNSEEEVFVWPWMGIVVNLQYELKGEEYSRECEERLRAQLSRFRPLQVAILGGDNDQTFCAIVKFAKDWSGLKDALAFEKHFVVEQHGKTDWNKINCRKDDLYGWLARSDDYNSPGTIGGHLRENGDLRSVGDLEREGLQETGKRVAHYARQIEVRNKHMRELEMKNNQNAMKLDRMMEEKDRLVEEHNEKIRKMQKAACQNSRKIIDENIRLYGELESRKKEIDRKCEQLEMFATKSNTDREKLDAAKEKNAKENRLLNLATLKQNEEYEKLLRLVKKQEHEKEDTLKKLYNLEMQLASKQKLELEIEQLRGELEVMKHMGDADTSLKEKLDELRETLENKDEEMEAIDSLNQTLIIKERRTNDELEEAKKALMTSLPKTSGARSLIGVRRMGELDQKAFLDACKEKTAEDDEEKLALLCSKWEDEIRQPEWHPFKVIQVDGEAKEIIKEDDDKLQALKAELGEKAHNVVVKALHEINEYNPSGRYPLPELWNFKDDQKAPMGEVAAYIVKRWKTYKRKHTYST
- the LOC112877963 gene encoding protein INVOLVED IN DE NOVO 2-like, which translates into the protein MEDGATAAVPGNSRRISSSQQLLITVENRNTKTLLPPPAPFPVPGTEHRETVAAAKGYFSHYLQIPMENCSAEESDVSDSDIPEYKEKIHAQLQAGKMKVKYGEKAFRCPFCPGKKKQDYKLKELLQHASDVGSALKCKAKERASHLALAMYLERNLASSSGNSLQLAVVPKNLKNEQDKCVWPWMGILVNLPPGPTDGDRLSKQLSQFRPLEVAILGNPKDRILCAIVKFATDWSGFDDALHFETHFIQKKYGKADWNKRNCRRGYPYGYGWFARFHDYHSPGPIREHLRKNGGLRRSVTGNVNDNKKSRAV